DNA sequence from the Callospermophilus lateralis isolate mCalLat2 chromosome 2, mCalLat2.hap1, whole genome shotgun sequence genome:
ataattttattatttggcTTTAAATCCACTTTAGATAGATACTGGGgaacaatatataatatacaaactaaaaatattaaatggaagaaTTTTTCTGGAgtttctttatttaaattttttttagttgtacataacacctttatttttatttatttgcttatgtgttgctgaggatagaacccagtgcctcatacatttaaggcaagcactctactgctcagccacaaccccagtccctttcTGGAGTTTCTGCTAAAACCAATTTTAATATTACAGACAGACTCATCATTGCATATAAAGAAATAATGGTACTTCAATATTCTTATTTATAGTGACATTCTATCTGCCTTAATGAAAATGGAACCATGATATTTAAAAATGCTTTCATGTCATGTTTTCCCCACAGGTCATTTTTCAGCAGCCACTGTCCCATGGATTCCCTGGTCAATGGGAACCACTCTGCAGTGACAGAGTTCATTCTATTGGGCTTAACTGAGGATCCAGTCCTCCGAGTCTTCCTCTTTGTGATCATCCTGTGCATCTACCTGGTGACCATCTGTGGCAATCTCAGCACGATCATTCTCATCAGAGTCTCTTCTCAGCTCCATCACCCCATGTACTTTTTTCTGAGCCATTTAGCTTTTGCTGACATAGGCTTTTCATCTTCTGTCACACCCAATATGCTTGTAAACTTCCTGGTGGAGAGAAACGCCATCTCCTACCTTGGGTGTGGCATCCAGCTTGGTTCAGTTGTTTTCTTTGGGACAGTGGAGTGCTTCCTTCTGGCTGCCATGGCCTATGATCGCTTTGTGGCAATCTGCAACCCACTGCTTTACTCCACCAAAATGTCCACACAAGTCTGTCTCCAGTTACTTGTAGTGGCTTATACAGGGGGTTTCCTCAATGCTTctgtcttttctctttccttcttttctttgctCTTCTGTGGGCCAAATGGTGTCAATCATTTCTTCTGTGATTTTGCTCCTTTAGTTGAGCTCTCCTGCTCTGATGTCAGTATCATTGCATTTGTTTCCTCATTTTCTGCTGGCTCCATTATCGTGGTCACAGCATTTGTCATTGCCATCTCCTACATCTACATCCTCATCACCATCCTGAGGATGAGCTCTACAGAGGGGCGCCACAAGGCCTTCTCCACCTGCACCTCCCACCTCACTGCAGTCACTCTTTACTATGGAACAATTACCTTCATTTATGTGATGCCCAAGTCCAGCTACTCCACGGATCAGAACAAAGTGGTATCTGTGTTCTACACGGTGGTGATCCCCATGCTGAATCCCCTCATCTATAGTCTCAGGAACCAGGAGATAAAGGGGACTCTGAAGAGAGTGCTTGGCAGGAAAATATTTTCTTGGTGACATCTGCTATTTTGTCAGACTTGATATAATAATAAAATCCCATACACATAATAATAAGAGGAAGCAGAATGCCTATAATTGAAATATATCTGTCCATTTGTCAATAGTTGGTGCATGATCTAGTCCTCTGTGTTTTCCTCTTCTTGATCATCCTGTGCAtctacctggtgaccatctctggcAATCTCAGCACAATCATTCTTATCAGAGTCTCTTCACAGCTCTATTCAGTAAACATAGGAGTTCAATTTTCAGATGACATAGTAAGTCTGAGGCTCATACTGAGTTACTTGAATAAAACTAAATCGAATTCATGATTAAGAACACAAGATGgttcacataaaataaaatctattgaAAATCCCTTTAAAATtgtatttacattttttcttcaaaagttgtTCTCTTTCATAAGTTAAGGTCATTATACTTTGACATTGTTTAAATATTAAGTGTCCCCTAAAGGTCCTTGTGGTACAGTATTGGTCCCTATTACTGTTAttctatattttttctctttatacaTTGATTATCTGAGCTATTATTTATAGTAATAGAAACCTAACTTGCCTCAATCCTTTTGGCTGTGCccatttaaaaaatcagtttattCCGGATAGGGATAATAACTATATTGTGACTGAGAACACTGTAAGAGAAATGACAAAGTGCAGCCACACAGTAAAATCCCTGGAATTGATTTTGGAGAAAGGTTATCTGTGGGGGATGGACTTTGTGAGCCCATAAAATTCTGGTCTGTGTCCCTGGCCTTTCTCACCTAATTGTGGAGTCCCCAGTTAAAAACAGGATGAGCGACCTCTGATTAATTTGTGAATTTCTCTGACAGGTTCAAGCAGGTAAGTTCCTCTGCTGGAATGAGATATGTTCTAAGCTCCTAAGGACtgagtaaaacaaaaacaaacaataaatttCCAAGAAGAAAATTCAGCTTCTATGGGTCTAAAATTCTTCTTCTATGGGTCAGTCATGGTCAGACCCACACTCTGCTCAGGATGCTCAAGCAGTCTTGGTTGTCCTTTCCTTGGAATTATGAGTATCATCTGGAGACATCTCATTAATCTCTTAATTAATCATTAATGGACTGCCACATTTCTTTCCCCTTCTGCTCTTCAGTGTTCCAAACAGaaagttcatttttctttttaatagaagCAAGGACATTAACCTTTTCATTGTTTTACTTATTCTTTTGTACATTCAAAAATCATATTGAGTGATTATCAGGCACTGTCCTTGTCCATTGAGGATATGAGACAAACTT
Encoded proteins:
- the LOC143391479 gene encoding olfactory receptor 5P76-like — protein: MDSLVNGNHSAVTEFILLGLTEDPVLRVFLFVIILCIYLVTICGNLSTIILIRVSSQLHHPMYFFLSHLAFADIGFSSSVTPNMLVNFLVERNAISYLGCGIQLGSVVFFGTVECFLLAAMAYDRFVAICNPLLYSTKMSTQVCLQLLVVAYTGGFLNASVFSLSFFSLLFCGPNGVNHFFCDFAPLVELSCSDVSIIAFVSSFSAGSIIVVTAFVIAISYIYILITILRMSSTEGRHKAFSTCTSHLTAVTLYYGTITFIYVMPKSSYSTDQNKVVSVFYTVVIPMLNPLIYSLRNQEIKGTLKRVLGRKIFSW